Proteins encoded together in one Phaeodactylum tricornutum CCAP 1055/1 chromosome 25, whole genome shotgun sequence window:
- a CDS encoding predicted protein, whose translation MAALNRPTQATYEIHESVKVDTSDNEDHTFCGIMFPIKAKAVLPMERVFIRSIAVRGQLGPLTVWITKPEASPDDHQTYTFRLNARHWDKVYDHTLPSSQRTYQTLHLDPPIELRPGQVRALYIHSTLPGDEAIVYDNSYPTARRPARPRYEDSMITIFSGKAHLSPTPFGQMPIWGWGNAWRDHREFVGQIEYGAVFQLWNPACHGNFGTEFDQCVQAMLACQRRNESPICRLPDECLYYILNMCRWDWFRDTSDGIKAVKRFRRRQRRELESEVARLRAEQAEQNRLNAENPTGRRSAESDSDMYYDAEEEIEDSTAMDTSNHCSNRAGVAAQALAAVPEISETHSGDADEDEGNQGDVEDVEDDDDDEEWNEDEEENEDDEDDLDDDGNESDESEWERANGYRADNTVFTYRDVSSDEESEGDEARTAAERQAWFRRHFARIHILRALARGNDGTGENMQM comes from the exons ATGGCAGCCCTAAATCGTCCCACACAGGCAACGTACGAAATTCACGAAAGCGTCAAGGTGGATACATCCG ACAATGAAGATCACACGTTCTG TGGAATCATGTTTCCGATTAAAGCCAAGGCGGTGTTACCGATGGAGCGAGTTTTCATTCGTTCGATCGCGGTGCGCGGACAACTGGGGCCCTTGACGGTCTGGATCACAAAACCGGAGGCATCGCCGGACGACCACCAAACGTACACCTTTCGATTGAACGCTCGCCATTGGGATAAAGTATACGATCACACCTTGCCATCATCTCAACGAACGTATCAAACACTCCATTTAGACCCACCTATCGAATTGCGGCCTGGGCAAGTTCGGGCCCTGTACATTCATTCGACGTTGCCGGGGGATGAGGCAATCGTTTATGACAATTCCTACCCCACAGCCCGCCGGCCCGCCCGACCCCGTTACGAAGATTCCATGATTACCATCTTTAGTGGCAAGGCACACTTGTCACCCACACCCTTTGGTCAG ATGCCCATTTGGGGTTGGGGCAACGCGTGGCGTGATCACCGGGAGTTTGTTGGACAGATTGAATACGGTGCCGTGTTTCAGCTATGGAATCCCGCTTGCCACGGTAACTTTGGTACCGAGTTTGATCAGTGCGTTCAAGCTATGCTCGCTTGTCAACGGCGCAACGAGTCCCCCATCTGTCGACTACCCGACGAGTGCTTGTACTATATTTTAAACATGTGTCGGTGGGACTGGTTCCGCGACACATCCGATGGTATCAAGGCAGTGAAACGGTTTCGCAGACGACAAAGACGGGAACTAGAATCGGAAGTCGCCCGCCTGCGTGCAGAACAAGCCGAGCAAAATCGTTTAAATGCCGAGAATCCTACCGGACGACGAAGCGCCGAAAGCGATAGTGATATGTATTACGATGCCGAGGAAGAAATCGAGGACTCCACGGCGATGGATACTTCGAACCATTGTAGCAATCGAGCTGGTGTGGCCGCTCaagccttggcggcggtCCCAGAGATATCAGAAACACACTCGGGCGATGctgacgaagatgaaggGAACCAAGGTGATGTTGAAGACGTcgaggatgatgacgatgatgaggaaTGGAACGAAGATGAGGAGGAgaatgaagacgacgaggatgaccTAGATGACGATGGAAACGAATCAGACGAGAGCGAGTGGGAGCGTGCAAACGGTTACCGAGCAGATAATACAGTTTTCACGTATCGAGATGTTTCATCCGACGAGGAAAGCGAAGGAGACGAAGCCCGTACGGCAGCCGAAAGACAAGCGTGGTTTCGCCGACATTTTGCCCGCATTCATATTTTGAGGGCATTGGCACGAGGAAACGATGGTACTGGAGAGAACATGCAGATGTAA
- a CDS encoding predicted protein, with the protein MICGGLAGMIAKTATNPLERIKMLSQTGEHSGSNTVVGLYRDILRNEGVVGLWAGNGANLLRVFPAKAIVFSSNDIYKKTLRTTSQTPSDQALSTPLSFLAGGLSGMTASALTYPLDFARGRISGKLGAAGKKAYGGILETVRLTVKDEGFLALYKGVTPTLMGAMPYEGIKFGTVGVLESIFPHEGDTPQPLKKMLYGGLGGIMAGLITYPNDTIRRLLQLQGSRGTSVQYAGYWDCVRQTYQKEGIRRFYRGLTINLIRMAPNAAVQFGSYEFLKQWSAKWF; encoded by the exons ATGATATGCGGAGGATTGGCCGGAATGATTGCCAAG ACGGCTACAAATCCGCTGGAACGGATCAAAATGCTGTCGCAAACAGGAGAACACAGCGGATCCAACACAGTTGTTGGCCTTTATCGAGACATCCTTCGTAACGAAGGGGTTGTGGGCTTATGGGCGGGCAACGGTGCCAACTTGCTCCGCGTGTTTCCAGCCAAGGCCATTGTCTTCAGTAGCAATGATATATACAAAAAGACATTGCGAACGACCTCTCAAACACCTTCCGATCAAGCACTGTCAACGCCTCTTTCATTTTTGGCCGGGGGCTTGTCGGGAATGACGGCGAGTGCCTTAACCTACCCCTTGGATTTTGCCCGCGGAAGGATCTCAGGAAAGCTGGGAGCTGCTGGCAAGAAAGCCTACGGGGGAATTTTAGAAACAGTCCGTCTGACGGTAAAGGACGAAGGATTCTTGGCGCTTTATAAGGGCGTCACACCGACACTGATGGGTGCAATGCCCTACGAAGGTATCAAGTTTGGAACTGTGGGGGTTTTGGAATCCATTTTTCCTCACGAGGGCGACACGCCGCAACCTCTCAAGAAAATGCTATACGGTGGTCTCGGCGGAATCATGGCGGGTCTCATTACGTATCCCAATGATACCATTCGGCGATTGCTTCAGCTACAAGGTAGCCGAGGAACCTCTGTACAATATGCAGGGTATTGGGATTGTGTGCGACAAACTTACCAAAAAGAAGGCATCCGTCGTTTTTATCGAGGTCTGACAATCAATTTGATACGAATGGCTCCCAATGCTGCTGTACAGTTTGGCTCTTATGAATTTCTCAAGCAATGGTCGGCCAAATGGTTCTGA
- a CDS encoding predicted protein — MSAENSNKQETLGPATAALLREESFNPEDPFSPNLKSSNSGITGDNDPNGLNLPPGRMHATRVPQRLSGSSGNLAGSVAQHHHVRRKSGDNISRSRSRSPSMKTETTRTHKTTVTENSSISSLEDYFDNDLLTDRAGFEELDYGKEVAEARKLHNSREFVNLPPVNERMTEDTLEDVHAFSDVRSSNASRANSVSIGGEAALQPLDECEEEGSDLDESDSSVGPSPQIILTNMENLTLESDAARAENGRGTRGTGGSSLLEEAPSAPTA; from the coding sequence ATGTCCGCTGAGAATTCGAACAAACAAGAAACTCTAGGCCCCGCGACGGCAGCCTTGCTCCGCGAAGAGTCGTTCAACCCCGAAGATCCTTTCAGTCCCAATCTCAAGTCGAGCAACAGCGGTATTACAGGTGATAATGATCCAAATGGTTTGAATTTACCCCCGGGTCGTATGCACGCCACGCGGGTTCCGCAACGATTGTCGGGAAGCAGCGGAAATCTGGCCGGATCAGTCGCGCAGCATCATCACGTGCGACGCAAGTCTGGAGACAACATCTCGCGATCACGATCGCGATCACCCTCGATGAAGACAGAAACCACGCGGACGCATAAGACAACTGTGACGGAAAATTCCTCAATCAGCAGTCTCGAAGACTACTTTGACAACGATCTATTGACTGACCGTGCCGGTTTCGAAGAATTGGATTACGGTAAGGAAGTCGCCGAGGCACGCAAACTCCACAACAGTCGTGAGTTCGTCAACCTTCCACCCGTCAACGAGCGTATGACAGAAGACACGCTGGAGGATGTACACGCCTTTTCGGACGTGCGTTCGTCCAACGCATCCCGTGCCAATTCCGTGTCGATTGGTGGGGAAGCGGCCCTACAGCCACTCGACGAATGCGAAGAAGAAGGATCGGATTTGGATGAATCGGATTCGTCCGTTGGTCCTTCGCCACAAATCATTTTGACGAATATGGAAAATCTGACGCTGGAATCGGATGCCGCACGGGCAGAAAATGGTCGAGGGACGAGGGGGACTGGTGGAAGCTcccttttggaagaagcaccTTCCGCTCCAACGGCGTGA
- a CDS encoding predicted protein yields the protein MFARSAASDTLQGRAIQSVNEKWGEDALKRSGRESLGLPVCKKKYKPFNFPVVMRKDGRLEVKVVRMFGCKCHHEPRKAVIERYGQRNGWEPFGQWSLRKAEEMARSETIRLNQAVEDSVTTVSVDLVDEDEDSVTSESSEDASSPHVRVAQNMCLNGACAWKIKSAYDDIYKEIHGHTESEAEDNQDC from the coding sequence ATGTTCGCCCGCTCGGCGGCATCGGACACGTTACAGGGAAGAGCAATCCAGTCTGTCAACGAAAAATGGGGAGAAGATGCGCTGAAAAGGTCCGGGCGAGAGAGTTTGGGATTACCGGTATGTAAGAAAAAGTACAAACCTTTTAATTTTCCTGTTGTGATGCGAAAAGACGGACGACTGGAAGTTAAAGTTGTGCGAATGTTTGGCTGCAAGTGTCATCATGAGCCTCGTAAAGCGGTGATTGAACGATATGGACAACGGAATGGATGGGAGCCCTTCGGACAGTGGAGTCTGCGGAAGGCTGAAGAAATGGCACGTTCCGAGACCATTCGACTCAACCAAGCAGTGGAGGATAGCGTCACAACAGTATCCGTTGACCTTGTAGATGAAGATGAGGATTCGGTGACTTCCGAGTCTTCAGAAGACGCTTCTTCGCCGCATGTACGTGTTGCTCAGAATATGTGTCTCAATGGAGCATGCGCGTGGAAGATCAAATCAGCCTACGACGATATTTACAAAGAAATCCATGGACACACCGAGTCAGAAGCAGAAGACAACCAAGACTGCTAA
- a CDS encoding predicted protein: MTSQTQRVRGLAFDETQDPARTRPQPTPETHHCTSSTNLHPAMNSTDCELSLQSSHFSHYSHSSGDSLDPEEEEVAPHLSSIEVTATPYALPSNLSTHRHKRRRATPFKCNNENQCERQTDSIGGTSRNASEDAIQGISLFQKGGRPRNPKSSRQDRWAPMDLTQLEPWKSIRQLDPLAQIEYYWAHLYGNDSHEAFGDTSNSMAGCSGAWSAQRLPPTKGCLVTSADDLSKRPQVENTIAARTETNYDTPLRNGFQSLRYTTPKSSPDDKPKRTVSHNRKVQFGSIQAVVYYVDDPPPVWTEIPEDEASRKYSLDPPEPDNNAEELTQETKDNAAVLAEWDDDWDNVAVFEDAKDDEEELMFSLPAPPSRKTNRRRSSIFSPSGTAINLLECLPEQVEYPENKVVSESPEQALIDSPEMLGLQGLTNLSVQSPPVVEIAECTHSSPEDDSSSPSDLMKSFNKSPNDVRDVRETAVCLANLKSPSATNIWQSVLDAPSHVDFVYSIIDPQTALRNLSRLDNSNTTSPKKDSLDWMDALSNSFTCIKDILKFVTEEFQAESSNQNFQRNHDDLCLSDQRHGLPGYLKRQYEKEVLEFETRILDTILLQSKGLHREIVACAGEISTCTSKLLHFELSGSQRVLDKCRQAVEQLETRLQDAKDYAREMRRQNLVADLVFAKEIASKVGVQDHLTPFRIKWAPNQGTTGPCRCEFASVVTGTQLSVFTDTQFEVNDVRVEIFPTLQSFRSVPSDSTAARLYEALAQEHANVFSRSNGIAMWDAIDTLEHIGIFQQRLNQVVLEVYAISRVYQVTMKSVGNRHMISVELPGTASIHIVYLSTRPRCIAYSLPSAIRVLRNGDVVDNLPKIFALAVSECSVELCGRLLQRLCDSQSVVV; the protein is encoded by the exons atgacctcTCAAACTCAGCGTGTCCGAGGCTTGGCGTTCGATGAAACGCAAGACCCTGCGAGGACTCGACCGCAGCCAACCCCGGAGACGCACCATTGCACGTCGTCCACGAATCTCCATCCAGCAATGAATtccactgactgtgaactatCACTACAGTCTTCGCACTTCTCGCATTATTCCCATTCGAGCGGGGATTCCTTGGATCccgaggaggaagaagtaGCGCCGCATCTTTCGTCGATCGAAGTAACAGCTACTCCTTACGCCTTACCATCCAACCTTTCCACGCATCGTCACAAACGTCGACGTGCCACGCCTTTCAAGTGCAATAATGAGAACCAATGCGAACGCCAAACTGATTCGATTGGTGGAACATCTCGTAATGCTTCTGAAGATGCGATTCAAGGGATTTCGCTTTTTCAAAAGGGAGGTCGTCCACGGAACCCTAAGAGCAGCCGACAAGATCGTTGGGCCCCGATGGATTTGACTCAGCTAGAACCTTGGAAATCTATCCGACAACTCGATCCTCTTGCGCAGATCGAATACTACTGGGCCCATCTTTACGGGAACGACTCACACGAAGCCTTTGGCGATACTAGCAACTCGATGGCTGGATGTTCGGGAGCTTGGTCCGCACAGCGTTTACCGCCAACGAAAGGATG CTTGGTAACTTCCGCAGACGATCTCAGTAAGAGACCGCAGGTAGAAAACACAATCGCTGCAAGGACGGAAACAAATTATGACACACCTCTGCGAAACGGCTTCCAATCTTTGCGCTACACTACACCCAAATCGTCGCCAGACGATAAGCCCAAAAGAACAGTCAGTCACAATCGCAAAGTACAATTCGGTTCCATTCAAGCCGTTGTCTACTACGTTGACGATCCACCTCCAGTGTGGACGGAAATCCCCGAGGACGAGGCCTCCAGAAAATACTCGTTGGACCCACCGGAACCGGACAACAATGCCGAGGAGCTTACGCAAGAAACCAAAGACAACGCCGCAGTCCTGGCTGAATGGGATGATGATTGGGATAATGTGGCCGTCTTTGAAGATGCCAAggatgacgaggaggaaCTGATGTTTTCTCTGCCAGCACCGCCTTCTCGCAAAACCAATCGGCGTCGTTCCAGTATTTTTTCTCCTTCAGGCACGGCCATTAATCTTTTAGAATGTCTTCCAGAGCAGGTTGAGTATCCAGAAAACAAGGTTGTCAGCGAATCGCCGGAGCAGGCCTTGATTGATTCACCGGAAATGTTAGGTTTGCAGGGACTGACAAATCTTTCCGTCCAGTCACCCCCTGTGGTAGAAATTGCAGAGTGTACTCACTCCTCCCCCGAAGACGATTCAAGCTCCCCTAGCGATCTTATGAAATCGTTCAATAAATCTCCCAACGATGTGCGCGATGTTCGTGAAACGGCGGTATGTCTAGCGAATTTGAAG AGTCCTTCAGCGACAAACATATGGCAAAGCGTCCTCGACGCACCTTCACATGTTGACTTTGTCTATTCGATCATTGACCCTCAAACTGCTCTACGTAATTTGTCCCGACTCGACAACTCCAACACAACGAGCCCGAAAAAGGATAGCCTTGATTGGATGGACGCGCTCTCTAATTCGTTCACTTGTATCAAAGATATACTAAAGTTTGTTACTGAGGAATTCCAAGCCGAAAGCTCAAATCAGAATTTTCAAAGGAACCATGATGACCTTTGTCTTTCCGACCAAAGACACGGATTGCCTGGATATCTCAAAAGACAATATGAAAAAGAGGTGTTGGAATTCGAGACTCGTATTCTGGATACAATCCTATTACAGTCAAAAGGACTCCACAGAGAAATTGTTGCTTGCGCCGGCGAAATTTCCACTTGTACAAGTAAGCTTTTGCACTTCGAACTAAGTGGGAGCCAGCGAGTTCTCGACAAATGTCGTCAGGCCGTCGAACAGCTAGAGACAAGGCTGCAAGACGCCAAAGATTACGCCAGGGAAATGCGTCGTCAGAATTTAGTTGCCGATCTTGTTTTCGCTAAAGAAATAGCTTCAAAGGTGGGCGTTCAAGACCATCTCACTCCTTTTAGAATCAAATGGGCTCCAAATCAGGGGACTACCGGTCCTTGTCGCTGCGAGTTCGCTAGTGTCGTAACCGGGACACAGCTGTCTGTTTTCACTGATACACAATTCGAGGTAAACGATGTCCGCGTTGAGATATTTCCTACATTGCAGAGCTTTAGAAGCGTCCCTTCAGATTCGACGGCTGCCAGGTTGTATGAGGCTCTCGCACAGGAGCATGCCAACGTTTTCTCAAGATCCAACGGTATAGCAATGTGGGACGCAATCGACACCCTAGAGCACATCGGCATCTTTCAGCAGCGACTCAATCAGGTAGTGCTGGAAGTGTATGCTATTTCCCGAGTGTATCAGGTTACAATGAAGTCGGTGGGAAATCGCCATATGATCAGTGTAGAGCTTCCCGGAACGGCATCTATCCACATTGTGTATTTGTCTACACGCCCTAGATGCATTGCTTATTCGCTGCCTTCAGCTATCCGAGTGCTACGCAATGGCGATGTTGTAGACAACCTTCCCAAGATCTTTGCACTTGCCGTGTCCGAGTGCAGCGTGGAACTCTGTGGGCGCCTGCTCCAGCGTTTGTGCGACTCTCAGTCAGTCGTTGTTTAG
- a CDS encoding predicted protein has protein sequence MRRRSTPLRCLPYLLVALLVLTSIALALVDDTNTQRDSVESKQRVSEKKVDHAPVCDTKQPVPDECGLVLAPSSLPNAGWGIFSLRDRIRGTPLLAGDVVIQLTDPNVTHAQNIHRMLHDYLWSAEETGGFYEGRVVVSLLPGPGMLANGLDGNRHNVIPFVPAVDEGGCTRLDSPGAGAFTHYHNYTFFVQKPIAAGNEVFIDYSADWLKERKQNFVQPETTVDLRRDLDWLRDHGKCLDNLKGGRSPIPHAGRGAFAARPLTKGSIVAPVPVLPIAKREAMDMTSTKTYNNVIAKKQLLLNYCLGHPKSSLLFLPYGPMVNLVNHGGKKANVKLQWSSSQLLINSKNQSEMTLEDVWAMEQSGLLLELIAIRDIASDEEVLMDYGDAWAEAWAEHLLSWKPLPGSETYAPSYVQDDAIKSLRLDSELKLHPYPNNVLTSCLYRYTGNVGKLEAPTATSKTDVVATVQWNMTKGLFQPINLRPCRVLERRHDKRKGTLFTVQIHNRFGLPESQRIPKGIVHVVTDLPRRAIRFSDKIFTTDQHLENAFRHEIGIPEEIFPLKWMDFAKEDKSVLPEF, from the coding sequence ATGCGTCGTCGTTCGACTCCTTTGCGGTGCCTTCCTTACCTTCTGGTAGCCCTACTCGTTCTGACTTCTATCGCGTTGGCGTTAGTTGATGATACCAACACACAAAGAGATTCGGTCGAGTCCAAACAACGCGTCAGTGAGAAAAAAGTGGACCACGCTCCAGTTTGTGACACCAAACAGCCAGTGCCCGACGAATGCGGCCTTGTATTGGCCCCATCCTCCTTACCGAACGCAGGATGGGGGATTTTCTCTCTTCGTGATCGCATTCGGGGGACGCCGCTGCTTGCTGGAGACGTCGTTATTCAGCTCACGGACCCGAATGTCACACACGCCCAAAACATTCACCGAATGCTCCACGACTATTTGTGGTCAGCCGAGGAGACGGGCGGATTTTATGAAGGCCGCGTCGTTGTTTCGTTACTACCTGGACCTGGAATGCTCGCGAACGGACTTGATGGGAACCGGCACAATGTAATACCCTTTGTTCCAGCCGTTGATGAGGGTGGATGCACGCGCTTGGATTCCCCCGGAGCCGGAGCCTTTACGCACTATCACAACTACACTTTCTTTGTCCAGAAGCCTATTGCTGCAGGAAACGAAGTTTTTATCGATTACAGTGCCGATTGGCTAAAGGAGCGCAAACAGAATTTTGTCCAGCCGGAAACAACTGTCGATTTGCGCCGCGACCTGGATTGGCTACGCGACCACGGGAAATGTCTCGATAATCTCAAGGGGGGACGCTCCCCAATTCCGCACGCAGGGAGGGGAGCATTTGCAGCTCGTCCACTGACAAAGGGAAGTATCGTGGCACCGGTACCGGTCCTACCTATTGCTAAGCGTGAAGCAATGGACATGACGAGCACCAAAACATACAACAACGTCATCGCCAAAAAACAACTACTTCTCAATTACTGCTTAGGACACCCAAAGTCatctcttttgtttttgccaTACGGTCCAATGGTAAACCTTGTCAATCACGGGGGAAAGAAGGCCAATGTTAAACTGCAATGGTCGTCGTCACAGTTGCTAATCAACAGCAAAAACCAAAGCGAAATGACCTTGGAAGACGTTTGGGCGATGGAACAGTCAGGTTTATTGCTTGAACTCATCGCAATTCGTGACATTGCGTCAGACGAAGAAGTGTTGATGGATTACGGAGATGCTTGGGCGGAGGCGTGGGCAGAGCATTTGCTTTCGTGGAAGCCATTACCGGGTTCCGAGACCTACGCACCGTCTTACGTTCAAGACGACGCAATCAAAAGCTTGCGTCTGGATTCGGAGCTGAAGTTACACCCGTACCCAAACAATGTACTGACATCCTGCCTCTATCGCTATACTGGCAACGTCGGGAAATTGGAGGCGCCCACAGCAACCAGTAAAACCGACGTCGTAGCAACGGTACAGTGGAACATGACTAAAGGATTATTCCAGCCGATTAACTTGAGGCCGTGCAGAGTATTAGAGCGTCGCCACGACAAGAGAAAAGGAACTCTTTTTACAGTACAAATTCACAATCGGTTTGGGCTACCAGAATCGCAGCGCATACCAAAGGGTATCGTGCATGTAGTGACGGATTTGCCTCGCAGGGCAATTCGGTTTTCGGACAAGATATTTACGACGGACCAGCATCTAGAAAATGCCTTTCGACACGAAATTGGAATTCCCGAAGAAATCTTCCCACTCAAGTGGATGGACTTTGCAAAGGAGGATAAAAGCGTCCTTCCCGAGTTTTGA
- a CDS encoding predicted protein has product MNDLRWLQDTAGEANQQENESTDTSAESSKSNQLVGVVLSNVFLFFLIFGLSATVDVKNMKRQLTNRFAIGCGVAMQFIVMPLLGFVAVVSLRNQGLSEAMGVALLVVTSSPGGSYSNWWCSTFNADLALSVAMTTVSSILSICLLPLNLFLYTYLAFGITDKDQESVVEALDFGTLFITLGIVLGAILSGLAAGYRWDNATFHVYANRFGTISGMLLILFSSTLGLLLGVAFPCLLGIALANIIARSVRLSPPETVAISIECCYQNTGIATSVAITMFDNVEERAQAVAVPLFYGIIEAVVIGIYCIWAWKVGWTKAPKDENLCLVIARTYEIDEIAANDEPQDEEFNGKEQLVEASSPMGAQKDSCCMEGSGERVIELHQENTERDRLYNEGSGFWARIFPPILLRKLSSLLMNGVEVDENLEEQGDGVDIKVEGNLLARSRLGTAETSLSSSVSSPPHRSRTGSSMSIEQGCLNTDDPSIPCLTVPEDSEHALPDLLPMISSSTEHYLASEDLPYANRAAKEE; this is encoded by the exons ATGAACGATCTACGCTGGCTGCAAGACACGGCAGGAGAGGCAAATCAGCAAGAGAACGAGAGCACTGACACTTCTGCTGAGTCGAGCAAAAGCAATCAACTCGTCGGAGTCGTGTTATCAAATGTTTTTCTGTTCTTTCTAATTTTTGGACTGTCCGCGACTGTCGATGTCAAGAATATGAAGCGACAACTCACCAATAGATTCGCTATTGGCTGCGGTGTTGCAATGCAGTTTATTGTCATGCCACTGCTAGGGTTTGTCGCTGTCGTTTCCCTTCGAAACCAAGGTCTTTCCGAAGCTATGGGAGTTGCGTTGTTGGTTGTTACATCATCTCCTGGAGGATCCTACAGCAACTGGTGGTGTTCGACTTTTAATGCGGATCTGGCTTTGAGCGTTGCCATGACAACTGTTTCAAGCATACTCAGTATATGCTTGTTG CCCCTCAATCTCTTTCTATACACCTATCTGGCCTTTGGTATCACGGATAAGGACCAAGAGTCTGTAGTTGAAGCTTTGGATTTTGGAACTCTCTTCATAACACTTGGAATTGTACTCGGCGCCATTCTATCTGGTCTCGCAGCTGGCTATCGTTGGGACAACGCCACCTTTCACGTCTATGCCAATCGGTTTGGTACTATTTCGGGCATGTTACTCATCTTGTTCTCg TCAACCTTGGGCCTTTTATTGGGAGTTGCCTTTCCTTGTTTGCTCGGTATCGCCCTCGCCAACATTATTGCTCGATCCGTGCGTTTAAGTCCACCGGAGACGGTTGCCATTTCGATCGAATGCTGCTATCAAAATACAGGCATTGCAACATCAGTGGCTATAACAATGTTTGATAATGTCGAAGAGAGGGCTCAGGCAGTTGCAGTCCCGTTATTTTACGGTATTATCGAAGCTGTGGTAATCGGCATTTACTGCATTTGGGCCTGGAAAGTTGGCTGGACGAAGGCCCCCAAGGATGAGAATTTATGCCTTGTCATTGCGAGGACGTACGAAATCGATGAAATTGCTGCAAATGACGAACCTCAGGATGAAGAATTCAACGGCAAAGAACAACTTGTAGAAGCCTCTAGCCCCATGGGTGCTCAAAAGGATAGTTGTTGCATGGAAGGATCAGGAGAAAGGGTGATCGAGCTGCATCAAGAGAACACTGAGAGGGACCGCCTTTACAATGAAGGTTCAGGCTTTTGGGCGAGAATATTTCCACCTATTCTGCTTCGAAAGCTCTCGTCTCTGTTGATGAATGGAGTTGAAGTTGACGAGAACTTGGAAGAGCAAGGAGACGGCGTTGATATCAAAGTCGAAGGAAATTTGTTGGCTCGAAGTCGATTAGGAACAGCTGAAACATCACTCTCATCGTCAGTATCCAGTCCGCCACATCGCTCTAGAACGGGCTCAAGCATGTCCATTGAGCAAGGTTGCCTAAACACGGACGACCCCTCAATACCATGTTTAACCGTTCCCGAAGACTCTGAACACGCCTTACCCGACCTACTACCCATGATCTCCTCGTCAACTGAGCACTATCTGGCTTCAGAAGACCTTCCTTATGCAAACAGAGCCGCTAAAGAGGAATAG
- a CDS encoding predicted protein yields the protein RESWLTKQERVRKQSVYGTHPGWRLLPVLIKANDDLRQEQLASQLIYRMAAILSRERIPVWLCPYEIIALTDSAGIIEAIPDTISLDSLKRNDPNYSGLQDFFSSHYGEGTNELADAKANFVESLAAYSVVCFLLQLKDRHNGNILLDNRGHIIHIDFGFFFLSSPGNNTGFESAPFKLTRDFVELLDGPDSRLFRTFRELCVRTFISLRRNCMEIILLVEMLKNGNEELNCFRGQPDNAIQQLRERFRLDLNDRACKEYVNSLVDASIENWRTDWYDRYQRYFVGVL from the coding sequence CGAGAAAGCTGGTTGACAAAACAAGAGCGTGTGCGGAAACAATCGGTGTACGGTACGCACCCAGGTTGGCGTTTGCTCCCTGTTTTGATAAAAGCGAATGATGATTTGCGTCAAGAGCAGCTTGCGTCACAGCTGATATATCGTATGGCTGCAATCTTGTCTCGGGAACGAATCCCAGTTTGGCTATGCCCCTACGAGATTATTGCTTTGACTGATTCTGCCGGCATTATCGAAGCAATACCGGACACTATCAGTCTTGACTCACTGAAACGAAACGACCCAAATTACAGCGGGCTTCAAGACTTCTTTTCCTCGCATTATGGAGAAGGAACGAATGAGCTTGCAGACGCTAAAGCTAATTTTGTGGAAAGCCTCGCAGCATATTCAGTTGTTTGCTTCCTTTTGCAGCTAAAGGATCGACACAACGGAAATATCTTGTTAGACAATCGTGGTCACATCATTCATATTGACTTCGGTTTCTTTTTTTTAAGCTCACCTGGGAATAACACTGGATTTGAGAGCGCTCCGTTCAAATTGACTCGAGACTTTGTGGAGCTGTTGGACGGGCCGGATAGCCGTCTTTTCAGAACCTTTCGTGAGTTGTGTGTACGCACATTCATTTCACTTCGTCGTAACTGTATGGAAATTATATTATTGGTTGAAATGCTCAAGAATGGCAACGAGGAGCTAAATTGCTTCCGTGGGCAACCCGACAATGCTATCCAGCAGCTTCGTGAACGGTTCCGGCTGGACTTGAATGATCGTGCGTGTAAAGAGTACGTCAACTCGCTTGTGGATGCGAGCATTGAGAATTGGAGGACGGATTGGTACGATAGGTATCAACGCTACTTCGTAGGCGTTCTATAG